A DNA window from Hordeum vulgare subsp. vulgare chromosome 1H, MorexV3_pseudomolecules_assembly, whole genome shotgun sequence contains the following coding sequences:
- the LOC123440265 gene encoding nascent polypeptide-associated complex subunit alpha-like protein 1, whose amino-acid sequence MTAETATATQEELLHAVLEEQKLAAQVQGDEPVVEDDDDEEEEDDDDEDDKDDDAEGVDASGRSKQSRSEKKSRKAMLKLGMKTITGVSRVTVKKSKNILFVISKPDVFKSPASDTYVIFGEAKIEDLSSQLQSQAAEQFKAPDLSSVISNPEASTAAQEDDEDCDETGVEPKDIELVMTQAGVPRPKAVKALKSADGDIVSAIMELTN is encoded by the exons ATGACGGCCGAGACCGCCACCGCCACGCAGGAGGAGCTGCTCCACGCCGTTCTGGAAGAGCAGAAGCTCGCGGCGCAGGTTCAG GGAGATGAGCCAGTagttgaggatgatgatgatgaggaggaagaggatgatgatgatgaggatgacaaAGATGATGATGCTGAGG GAGTTGATGCAAGTGGAAGATCTAAGCAGAGCAGGAGTGAGAAAAAGAGCAGGAAGGCCATGCTGAAGCTTGGCATGAAGACTATCACAGGCGTGAGCCGTGTAACTGTCAAGAAGAGCAAGAAT ATCCTGTTTGTcatctccaaaccagatgtattcAAGAGCCCCGCATCCGACacatatgtcatttttggggaggcTAAGATTGAGGATCTTAGCTCACAGCTGCAGTCACAGGCTGCGGAGCAATTCAAGGCGCCTGATCTTAGCAGCGTCATCTCAAACCCCGAGGCTTCTACAGCAGCtcaggaggatgatgaggattgtgaCGAGACTGGAGTTGAGCCGAAGGACATTGAGCTGGTTATGACCCAGGCCGGTGTGCCGAGGCCCAAGGCTGTGAAGGCGCTCAAGTCTGCTGACGGTGATATAGTCAGTGCTATCATGGAACTGACGAACTAG